A region of the Asterias rubens unplaced genomic scaffold, eAstRub1.3, whole genome shotgun sequence genome:
TTTTTATCTGATAAGaaagttcttaaaggcagtggacactattggtaattactcaaaagtaattgacagcataaaacattacttggtaacaggcaatgtAGAGATGTagatagtataacacactgtgagaaactgctccctcgtgaagtaacgtagttttcgagaaataggtAATCTCACACGAATTTAAGATTTCGAGACTtctgaacttgattttgaggtcccctTGACCAGAACTTTCCTGAAGtagaaacaattattttcaactgCAACACAATGGAATTCTTAAACGTGTCACCTATGTTTTAGTACATTTTTTTAAGAggttatttattgtattttctgCTGGCCCTAACAATAAAAAAGAACATTGCATGTCCACATTTTCACGAACATTACCAAAATAAGCGGCTAACTTTAACATCGCGTCGTTTTATGTTGTGCGTAATTGGAAGCTCCTCAAACCAAGTATTTGCGTCATGACTTTGAAAACGATTGCAATTCAGTATGATGGCACtccttttggtagttgtcaaaaattcatttggtgtatcccaacataatatgcattaaTTTTATCGAcagctctttaccaagtaagtttttatgttgacATATTTTTAGAGTCAGTGCCTCTTATAACAACCGGCCCGAACACCATTCAAATCCGCAGCAGCCTTTTGCGGATATACCCCGCTGAATGGAATTTCCGcatgtcttaaagacagtggacactattggtaattgtcaaagactagccttcacagttagtgtatctcaacatatgcaaacaaTAACTAACCTGGGAAACTTTTAGCTAAAtagatcgtcgaagttgcgagaaaacatgaaataaaaaacacccttgccacacgaagttgtgtgctgtcagatgcttgatttcgagacctcaaattctaaacctgaggtcttgaaatccaataggtggaaaattaattctttctcgaaaactacattacttcagagggggccgtttcttataatgttttatactatcagcctctctccaatactcgttaccaagtaaggttttatgctaataatttttttgagtatttagcaaaagtgtccactggctttaacagtTGAATTGAGTGTGATGCTATTATTAATTCACATGCCTCAGAGTGGAGTACAATGAGGTTTTTAACACCGAAGCGGTAAGAATACATGAACGTGAAATAGGTGTTTCCTCGAGCAACcgcttttttttacttttcgaGATTGGAAAGTGTCTTCTTCAAACTGCTTAGCGAAATCTtctaattgttttgaaaatggaGGCGCCCCAACAGTGATAAGCAATGAATGCTCGAACTTTGTAAAGCTAAAACATGTTTACCTTAAATTCAATTTAGCATCAATCAAATACAAATACTGGTTGCAAAAGTGCACTCATTCGGATTTTTATCGTGAAGTGAAATATTTACCGCTCCATTTCACAAGGCAGAGACTAGTGAACAAATCGCAAAGTGGCTATAATTGTGTGACAATGCAAGAACAATACATTCaatttcatattattataaattacaccaaggcaaaaaaaaaaaatcctttttatatatttttttaaagcacaacaTAGACTAGGAGAGCGGGAGAGATATATTTTGATCATGGCTCTACCAATCGTCCTATAATTATCAATATAGGACTTAGTTAAAATTTGGAGCATCGCGGCGGACGAAGCATGTTCAAATAGTGTTCCACCAATAATTAATGGCAATGATATTTGCATGTGGTGTAAGTTATAATCGTTATACATCAATTGACTCTTGTATGGTAGATAAGGGATTACAAAACCCTGATGAGTTATTCTCCCTCCAAAATGCACCCGTATACAGCTGCAGCAGTGTACTTTTCCAAACGTTTGagcataatttttgtaaaatgtcCCTTATATACACCTCACGGCaaatacctcaagttggaaGACATAACCCCCATGTCATGATAGGACAAAATTCGTTTACAACATTTATTGGGCTCCAATTTCTGTCTATCATAGAATAGTTTCAAGGTCTTCAAATTATGAATGAGCCCCACACTCTGTGTTGTCCTCATTGAATGGGGTGCACCCTTAGCAAACGATCTTTGGACATTTGGAAATGGATTTTTCCGAGGAAAGTATCAGAGGCAATGAGGAATTTCTAAattaaattgtatttatttattttcagtgaaacactgtttttataaacaaacatcaatattttaaaatgtactttaaACTAATGCAAAGTACTTGAATTATTGAGagcattctaaaaaaaaaagagcaaaattTAATTAAAGACTGTGGAAATACGCACAAACTCGTTACCACAAGCAAATTTACAATAAAGACAAGGGTTACAATTCCGGGTCAACCAGGATAAAGTGCCAAACCTTAAAATCTTAAATTTGTGTACTGTATTTTCATTGTAACGTCATACGCTACTCGCTATCCGTTATACATGCAGACGACACTGATATCCTGCTTTCTACACATAAGTTAGTTACGGATAGCTAAACGTATACGGATAGCTAAAAGCATGCGTACAGTGTCGTCTGCACCGTATGACGTCACAATAATGACCTATCTGTCGCACTAACCGTATGCATATGAAACCTCCCTAACAATATAACCAATGCACGTacaaaaatatgacatttcaaaatACACTGATGCCTAAATCACTTatacagacaaaaacacaagTCAAAAAGCTGTATGACCTCACGGTAGACAAAAAGtacaattaaaatataaaatttccTAACTTACATATAGTCTATACCATACAAAGACTTAAAAGTTTACATAGTATTTCATCGAGACAAGTTCAATGCACAAATAACTACTTTATCCAAAGCAAGGGTCTACAACTGgctctaattttgttttttttataaaaacagtaAATGTTTATAAGATCAAAAAATACGTCAATaccaaaactaatatttagAATTTGTAAAGAATGTTAGCAGGGAGCAATTTCATAGAGTAGCTTAtcagaagtagctaagcacgaCAATGGTTTTGCTTTACCGAAGTAatataaggttaccagccaaacaactTATATATGCGATGttcaatctgtgactggtatcctgatcaGTCCTggagaacaaaaaaattgttcagcaactTTTTCTGCTTGAACATTGAAATTGGGGCCCGATCAATGGAATGTTAAGAAAGAGATTAtagtttgtaataataataataataatattaatacaacAGCATTTCAAAAGCGCACTTTATCTGTGTGACATTCAAAGGTGCTGGtcaagaacaagaagaaaaatttACTCGGAATGTTTATAGGCTAATCtgaaaaattgggttttgaAAGGTCACGTGTGTCCTTAAATTTGATCATTTGTATTTATTGATCAATATTGGCTACTCCAACCTCaggttcccaggggtgatcgatctcaccgcgccattcccagcatgcctttctggatgacgagaggtatcgatacggcgcgctgcccatgggaGCGAGGCTGTGACTACTCACGAATGGTTTCAGCATCAACAGTAAAACTAGTATCCTTGGAGTTGCTACTTTTTTTCTCGTTATTTGACGATATATTGGGGGTGACCTTCTTCCGGTTTAAGTCAGAATGCCGCTTGGAGCAAAGATCCGCAATGGTGTAGAGGTAAGGATTGAGGGAGGAGTTTATGGGAAGGATGAAGACGACAACCCAGGCGTAGGTTTCGGGTGGTATCTCCACGATGCGACTTTGAGACAGGATACCCATGACTATCACTGGCATCCAACAGACGAAGTCAGTCATGACTATCGCCGCCATTTTGATTGCCATGCGAACTTCATCGTCCCCGTTTTGGTGACGTCGAACTTCCTTCCTTGACGTTTTGACACTAGCAAACATGCAAACATAGCATATGAGAATCACGGCGAAACAGAGCAGGTTGACTCCAAGAAAAAGCGCAATAGAGAAAAACCAAGAGGCGCGATATTCAGCAGCGTGCGGTATTTCAACGGTTATGTTGGCGACTCCACCCGCATCAATTGTCTGGCTTCTTGTCTCATATCGCGCCACTTTCGTCATCAGTGGTAACCCAATGCATACGTCAGAGAGGCCATACAAATCTGAGCTCGAATCAAAAGCAAGTATGGTGGGAACCACGCCGACAATCAGGGTGCAAATCCATATCAAAGCGGAAATAATGCGGCCCATCTTGGGGCGAATGTGTCTGCTGCTAAAGGGATACACGATGGCTAGGAATCGTTCAATGCTAATAAGAGTCAAGAAAAACACCGATGCTTCGCTCGCAACAATGGAAATAAAGCCAGCCAACCTGCAAGGGATACTTGTGTGCCACTCCGAGGTTTGCTCGAAATAAGTGTTACCGAAATGCACATCTGCAATTGCAATGATCATCATGTACAAGCCCATAAGAGAATCGGAGGCGGCGAGGTTAAAAACGAGaagcgagcaggcacccataagaaattgacgtacactgtgcgtgtatacaacgtatacaaagacacggcgcagttaggattccaaccaacaataagggggtcattcaaaaaataggcccgggcaattacaaactttcagcaacgctctggaataactatggaacaaaaaatgctagggagatgcagtttgtaccttagtcatcctggcatgttcatgcgtccatttgttaaaggtttagggcgacttgcacacttcttgatagaaaaaagctcaagtaggcggggttgctcagaaacgatttcaacaacctccactatgggagttttgtgcacagagctgtcggagagaaaaacaaaatgtacaacgggtaatttcgatcccagtatcatgctcaatctttaaaattttaccaccacaggattgccatgttcaagggctttcctctcgtacaaaacttaatgctctgacgatttttaaggcggggccagatgcgacggcgcgagcaggcacccatcaGAAATTGACGACACTgagcgtgtatacaacgtatacaaagacacggcacaGTCaagattccaaccaacaataagggggtcattcaaaaaataggcccggacaattaagaactttcagcaacgctctggaataactctggaacaaaaaatgctaggaagatgcagtttgtaccttagtcatcctggcatgttcctgcgtccattttttaaaggtttagggcgacttgcacacttcttgatagaaaaaagctcaagtaggcggggttgctcagaaacgattacaacaacctccactatgggagttttgtgcacagagctttcggagggaaaaacaaaatgtacaacgggtaatttcgatcccagtatcatgctcaatcttcaaaattttaccaccacaggattgccatgttcaaggctttcctctcgtacaaaacttaatgctctgacgatttttaaggcggggccagatgcgacggcacgagcaggcacccattagaaattgacgtacactgtgcgtgaatacaacgtatacaaagacacggcgcagtcaggattccaaccaacaataagggggtcattcaaaaaataggcccggacaattaaaaactttcagcaacgctctggaataactctggaacaaaacaTGCTAGGaaaatgcagtttgtaccttagtcatcctggcatgttcctgcgtccattttttaaaggtttagggcgacttgcacacttcttgatagaaaaaagctcaagtaggcggggttgctcagaaacgatttcaacaacctccactatgggagttttgtgcacagagctttcggagggaaaaacaaaatgtacaacgggtaattttgatcccagtatcatgctcaatcttcaaaatgttaccaccacaggattgccatgttcaagggctttcgtctcgtacaaaacttaatgctctgacgacttttaaggcggggccagatgcgacggcgcgagcaggcacccatcaGAAATTGACcaacactgtgcgtgtatacaacgtatacaaagacacggcacagtcaggattccaaccaacaataagggggtcattcaaaaaataggcccggacaattaaaaactttcagcaacgctctggaataactctggaacaaaaaaatgctagggagatgcagtttgtaccttagtagaaaaaaagctcaagtaggcggggttgctcagaaacgatttcaacaacctccactatgggagttttgtgcacagagctgtcggagagaaaaacaaaatgtacaacgggcaatttcgatcccagtatcatgctaaatcttcaaaattttaccaccacaggattgccatgttcaagggctttcctctcgtacaaaacttaatgctctgacgatttttaaggcggggccagatgcgacggcgcgagcaggcacccatcaGAAATTGACcaacactgtgcgtgtatacaacgtatacaaagatacggcgcagtcaggattccaaccaacaataagggggtcattcaaaaaataggcccggacaattacaaactttcagcaacgctctggaataactatGGAACAAAAAAtcctagggagatgcagtttgtaccttagtaatcctggcatgttcctgcgtccatttttcaaaggtttagggcgacttgcacacttcttgatagaaaaaagctcaagtaggcgggattgctcagaaacgatttcaacaacctccactatgggagttttgtgcacagagctgtggcagagaaaaacaaaatgtacaacgggtaatttcgatctcagtgtcatgctcaatcttcaacattttaccaccacaggattgccatgttcaagggctttcctctcgtacaaaacttaatgctctgacggtTTTTAAGgaggggccagatgcgacggcgcgagcaggcaccaaTCAGAAATTAACGTACAATGtacgtgtatacaacgtatacaaagacacggcgcagtcaggattccaaccaacaataaggggggtcattcaaaaaataggcctggaccattaaaaactttcagcaacgctctggagtatctctggaacaaaaaatgctagggagatgcagttgtaccttagtcatcctggcatgtttcTGCGTCCATTTTtcaaaggtttagggcgacttgtacacttcttgatagaaaaaagctcaagtaggcggggttgctcagaaacgatttcaacaacctccactacgggagttttgtgcacagagatgtcggagagaaaaacaaaatgtacaacgggtaatttcgatgcccatatcatgctcaatcttcaaaattttaccaccacaggattgccatgttcaagggctttcctctcgtacaaaacttaatgctctgacgatttttaaggcggggcaagatgcgacggcgcgagcaggcacccatcagaaattgacgtacactgtgcgtgtatacaacgtatacaaagatacggcgcagtcaggattccaaccaacaataagggggtcattcgaaaaataggcccggacaattacaaactttcagcaacgctctggaataactctggaacaaaaattgctagggagatgcagtttgtaccttagtcatcctggcatgttcctgtgtccatttttcaaaggtttagggcgacttgcacacttcttgatagaaaaaagctcaagtaggcggggttgctcagaaacgatttcaacaacctcagctatgggagttttgtgcacagagctgtcggagagaaaaacaaaatgtacaacgggtaatttcgatcccagtatcatgctcaatctttaaaattttaccaccacaggattgccatgttcaagggctttcctctcgtacaaaacttaatgctctgacgatttttaaggcggggccagatgcgacggcgcgagcaggcacccataagaaattgacgtacactgtgcgtgtatacaacgtatacaaagacacggcacagttaggattccaaccaacaataagggggtcattcaaaaaataggcccgggcaattacaaactttcagcaacgctctggaataactatggaacaaaaaatgctagggagatgcagtttgtaccttagtcatcctggcatgttcatgcgtccattttttaaaggtttagggcgacttgcacacttcttgatagaaaaaagctcaagtaggcggggttgctcagaaacgatttcaacaacctccactatgggagttttgtgcacagagctgtcggagagaaaaacaaattgtacaacgggtaatttcgatctcagtatcatgctcaatctttaaaattttaccaccacaggattgccatgttcaagggctttcctctcgtacaaaacttaatgctctgacgatttttaaggcggggccagatgcgacagcgcgagcaggcacccatcagaaattgacgtacactgtgcgtgtatacaacgtatacaaagacacggcacagtcaggattccaaccaacaataagggggtcattcaaaaaataggcccggacaattaaaaactttcagcaacgctctggaataactctggaacaaaacaTGCTAGGaaaatgcagtttgtaccttagtcatcctggcatgttcctgcgtccattttttaaaggtttagggcgacttgcacacttcttgatagaaaaaagctcaagtaggcggggttgctcagaaacgatttcaacaacctccactatgggagttttgtgcacagagctttcggagagaaaaacaaaatgtacaacgggtaatttcgatcccagtatcatgctcaatcttcaaaatgttaccaccacaggattgccatgttcaagggctttcgtctcgtacaaaacttaatgctctgacgatttttacggggccagatgcgacggcgatagcaggcacccattagaaattgacgtacactgtgcatgtatacaacgtatacaaagacacggcgcagtcaggattccaaccaacaataagggggtcattcaaaaaataggcccgggcaattaaaaactttcagcaacgctctggaataactctggaacaaaaaatgctaagaagatgcagtttgtaccttagtcttcctggcatgttcctgcgtccattttttaaaggtttagggcgacttgcacacttcttgatagaaaaaggcTCAAGTAGGcagggttgctcagaaacgatttcaacaacctccactatgggagttttgtgcacagagctgtcggagagaaaaacaaaatgtacaacgggtaatttcgatcccagtatcatgctcaatcttcaaaattttaccaccacaggattgccaggttcaagggctttcctctcgtacaaaacttaatgctctgacgatttttaaggcgggccagatgcgacggcgcgagcaggcacccattagaaattgacgtacactgtgcgtgtatacaatgtacacaaacacacggcgcagtcagggaacccaaccaaaactaatagtcattccaaaaataggcccggacaattaaaaactttcagcaatgctctggaataactctggaactaaaaaagccagagagatgcagtttgtaccttagtcatcgtggcatgtccctgcatccatttgttaaaggtttagggagacttgcacacttcttgatagaaaaaagctcaagtaagcggggttgctcagaaacgatttcaacaacctccagtATGGGAGTTTTGTTGCACAGAGCTGtgggagagaaaaacaaaatgtacaacgggtaatttcgatctcAGTGTCATGCTCAATCtttaaaattttaccaccagaggattgccatgtttgagggctttcctctcgtacaaaacttaatgctctgacgatttttaagacggggctagatgcgacggcgtgagcaggcacccattagaaattgacgtacactgtgcgtgtatacaatgtacacaaacacacggcgcagtcagggaacccaaccaaaaataatagtcattcaaaaaataggcccggacaattaaaaactttcagcaatgctctggaataactctggaactaaaaaagccagagagatgcagtttgtaccttagtcattctggcatgtccctgcatccatttgttaaaggtttagggcgacttgcacacttct
Encoded here:
- the LOC117306703 gene encoding relaxin receptor 2-like, encoding MGACSLLVFNLAASDSLMGLYMMIIAIADVHFGNTYFEQTSEWHTSIPCRLAGFISIVASEASVFFLTLISIERFLAIVYPFSSRHIRPKMGRIISALIWICTLIVGVVPTILAFDSSSDLYGLSDVCIGLPLMTKVARYETRSQTIDAGGVANITVEIPHAAEYRASWFFSIALFLGVNLLCFAVILICYVCMFASVKTSRKEVRRHQNGDDEVRMAIKMAAIVMTDFVCWMPVIVMGILSQSRIVEIPPETYAWVVVFILPINSSLNPYLYTIADLCSKRHSDLNRKKVTPNISSNNEKKSSNSKDTSFTVDAETIRE